The Moorena producens PAL-8-15-08-1 genomic interval GCGTCCAATCATGCCACAGTCTAATAAGGCGACACGACCATCCATCAGATAAAATATGTTTCCGGGATGGGGGTCAGCATGGAAGAAGCCATCGATGTAAACCTGCTGGAAAAAAGCCCGAAATAACAGGGTGGTAATTTCCCGTCGCTGGGTCTGGGGATCTTTGCCCTGTTGAGTTTGTGATAATTGCGCCGATAGCAGAGGTGCCCCTTCTAGCCACTCAATGGTAAGTAGCTTTTGGCTGGTCAAATCCCAGTAAATCTTTGGTATCACTAATTGCTGGGAATCGAACCAGCGGCTATTAGATAGATTACTGCGGAGTTTATCGGTATAGTTAGCTTCTTGGGTAAAATCCAGTTCTGCTTCTAGGGCAGTAACAAATTCATCGGCTATGGCAACGATATCGTAAGTCTTACCAAATTCCGTCAGAGACACTAACTCTGCTAAGCCCCTAATGATAGCAATATCTTGGGCAACTATCTGATCAATCCCAGGACGTTGCACTTTCAGAGCCACGTCTTGACCATTTTTGAGGGTAGCCCGATGGACTTGACCAATGGAACCAGCAGCAATGGCTTGGGGATTGATGGTAGTAAAGGTTTCTGAGATTGGCTGTGCTAGTTCTTGCTGTAGCAGGCTTTCTATTTCACTCCAGGCTACTGGTGGTACATTGGCTTGCAAGTCAGTCAGGACTTCAACATAGGCTCCTGGTAATAGGTCGGGACGGGTAGACAGCAGTTGTCCTAACTTAACGTACACCGGACCTAAATCGATTAAGATGTTGCGGAGGACAGCAGGAGTGGGAAGTTGAGGTTCGTCATTATTTTTGTTGCCCGTTAGGAGTCCTCGCATGTAATCCCAACCGTTTCGGAAGACAACTTCTAGGATTTCTCGCTGGCGGGTACTGGTTTGAGTTAGGGAAAACATTGGCTGAGGGTGGTTGAGTCATTTGGTTATATAGTAGACTTCT includes:
- a CDS encoding ABC1 kinase family protein — translated: MFSLTQTSTRQREILEVVFRNGWDYMRGLLTGNKNNDEPQLPTPAVLRNILIDLGPVYVKLGQLLSTRPDLLPGAYVEVLTDLQANVPPVAWSEIESLLQQELAQPISETFTTINPQAIAAGSIGQVHRATLKNGQDVALKVQRPGIDQIVAQDIAIIRGLAELVSLTEFGKTYDIVAIADEFVTALEAELDFTQEANYTDKLRSNLSNSRWFDSQQLVIPKIYWDLTSQKLLTIEWLEGAPLLSAQLSQTQQGKDPQTQRREITTLLFRAFFQQVYIDGFFHADPHPGNIFYLMDGRVALLDCGMIGRLDPRSQQILTEMLLAIVDLDGKRCAQLTLQLSEAGESVNLSGLENDYDRMLRKYYNRSLSKINFSEVFYEILQVSRNNKIRLPGNMGLYAKTLANLEGVTRGFYPEINLLDQIKPLITEVFRRQLLGDDPLQTLLRTILDLKSLSLRSPSQIELFLNRVSSETLKWNITVPELDKLRYSIDDSANRLSFSIVVGSLIVGAAIVVSGSQTPQMSVVTNILFAAASFLGLWLIVSILRSGRLR